The DNA window TGAAGACCTTGTGCTCAATTTTACCGGTATCCCGATGGATGACCATCATCCTGGATTCTGATCGCTCTTCAGCAGGATATTGGGCAATTAAATTTTTTGGAAGGGTAAAATTGAATTGTGATAGTTTTGTACGCATGTAGTTGTGCTGCTTAAATTTCGGCAAAAATAAAGAATTGGAGTACCCAAAAGCAAGTAAGGAGCGTTCTAATTTTATATTTCTTTCTACATCAATGATAATCAGGGTGTTTTTGTTGTGCGTTCATCGGAATTATACCCCTTGTCATCTATATTTTTATGGTTTTTAAGCTCCGGCGCTTAATTTTATGGAACTTTAGCAGCTCATGATTGTATTCAGAATCTTCAAAGAAAGCCTTCGGCAGGCGGAACAGCAACTGGTCAGCAACAAGCTGCGCAGTTTTCTGACTTTACTGGGCATCACCATTGGAATTTTCTGCGTCATTGCAGTACTCTCTGCGGTGGATTCTCTGGAAGACAACCTGGTGGAGAGTTTTGAGAAATTCGGCAACGACGTCCTGTACATTGACAAGAGCCCCTGGACAGAAGATCCGGGCATGAATTACTGGAAATACATGTCCAGGCCTAGCCCTGATCTGGAAGATCTGAGGGCCATACAGCGCAAATCCAAAATGGCCCAGTATGCCTCGTTGTCTGTTTTTCTGCCCAGCAGCCAGATCAAGACCGGAAAGTCATATGTGGAAGGAGCTTATTTTGCAGGCATTACAGAGGACTACGATCGGGTCATCAAAATGGAATTTGAAGACGGGCGTTATTTCTCCAGTGCAGAGTTTCAGAACGGATCTGACCAGATCATCGTGGGGAGCAAACTGGCTGCCGCGCTCTTTCCGAGAGGGGATGCAGTGGGCAAAGAAGTCAAAGCCATGGGCCGGAAATTCAACATCGTAGGGATTTTGAAGGTCGAAGGCGCCTCTCTGATCAACATCATGCCGGTGGATCAAGCAGCTTTCTTTCCTTTTAAGACCATGCGGAAGCTTATCAACATCAACAGCAATTCCAGCTGGGGCACCATGCTGAATGTAAAGGCCAAAAAAGGGGAGGACCTGGAAGAAATGAAATACGAACTGGCCAGCATCATACGTCCGGTGCGGGGATTAAAACCCATTGATCCGGATAATTTTGCCATCAATCAGGTGACCATGCTGACGGCGATCATTGATAAGGTTTTTAGTGTCCTCAATATAGCAGGTTTCGTCATCGGCCTCTTTGCCATGCTGGTAGGTGCTTTTGGAGTGGCGAACATCATGTTTGTATCCGTAAAAGAGCGCACCCCTTTGATCGGCATTAAAATGGCCCTGGGCGCCAAGCGATTTTTTATTTTACTGGAATATCTTTTAGAAGCGATCATCCTTTGTCTGGTAGGGGGGATTGCAGGACTCGTCATGGTGTGGGGCATCTTGTTGCTCTTCAGCAAGGTCCTTCATTTTGACATGTACATCTCGATGACCAACATATTGATCGGCTTGATTCTGTCCATCATCATAGGCATTGTCTCCGGCATTATTCCGGCGCTGCATGCCTCCAGAATGGACCCGGTGGAAGCCATGAGAAGATAATAAAACTATAAGGGAAACGATTAAGCTTTTGACCTGCACAAAGGGGGGCAATGAAACTAAAGTTGAGTCAGTTAAATTTTATGGGGATTAATGAGAAATTCAAATCGGCCTTTTTCATTTTAGCTAAAACTAACTTAAAAAGCGTTAAAAACAAAATACTGTTTGAGCTCGCATCCAGATAATCTAAAACATGTATGACAGTAAGGCCAAGAGCTATTATTACTGCTTAGGGCGAGTTTATTTTGTTTAGCTTTTTAAGTTAGTTTTGGCGTTAAGAAATGAAAACAGCCTTGATTTTTTTTGGTTCTTTTTTGTATCAAAACAAAAAAGAACAATGACGATGGGATGTACTTTAAGGCAACTTTATTGAATAACGAGATCCACCAAACCGGTTTCTCTGAAAACTTTTGACTCGACCCAAAAGTCTACTATTGATATCGTAAACCAAAGCCAAGAAATCAATACGTAAATCCAATAGGAATTACCCCTGGATTTTCCAATAGCATTACACCTCTTAGAAAATCCAAGGCAATGGAAGGAATAAATTAAAGGGGAAATTACCCGTTTACTTTGTCGACGATTGATTTGAAAGCATCAGGATGGTG is part of the Candidatus Vicinibacter affinis genome and encodes:
- a CDS encoding ABC transporter permease gives rise to the protein MIVFRIFKESLRQAEQQLVSNKLRSFLTLLGITIGIFCVIAVLSAVDSLEDNLVESFEKFGNDVLYIDKSPWTEDPGMNYWKYMSRPSPDLEDLRAIQRKSKMAQYASLSVFLPSSQIKTGKSYVEGAYFAGITEDYDRVIKMEFEDGRYFSSAEFQNGSDQIIVGSKLAAALFPRGDAVGKEVKAMGRKFNIVGILKVEGASLINIMPVDQAAFFPFKTMRKLININSNSSWGTMLNVKAKKGEDLEEMKYELASIIRPVRGLKPIDPDNFAINQVTMLTAIIDKVFSVLNIAGFVIGLFAMLVGAFGVANIMFVSVKERTPLIGIKMALGAKRFFILLEYLLEAIILCLVGGIAGLVMVWGILLLFSKVLHFDMYISMTNILIGLILSIIIGIVSGIIPALHASRMDPVEAMRR